Proteins from one Paenibacillus amylolyticus genomic window:
- a CDS encoding amidohydrolase/deacetylase family metallohydrolase gives MGTENVLRNLQFVDGRIVDIAIQDGTITAITPPGHAEGDKELDCSGLYASSGWIDLHVHAVQELDPYGDDIDEIGVKQGVTTLVDAGSCGADRIGALYTAGRQAATQVFALLNISRIGLERTDELSQLEWIDRAKVLEAAAAYPDFIVGLKARISQSVVKDSGIQPLKLARTLSEETKLPLMVHIGSAPPSITDVLELLQSGDVITHYLNGKSNNLFHPDGTPLQELLEAVARGVHLDVGHGTASFSFRIAEQAKAAGIALNTISTDIYRGNRMNGPVYSMSNVLTKFLYLGYSLEEVICAVTRSPAAWLGKPEIGQIRVGQQANLTLFSLEAGEKQLEDSEGDIRVTQHYIEAKGVFVNGSLITG, from the coding sequence GTGGGCACAGAGAATGTGCTGCGCAATTTGCAGTTTGTTGACGGGCGGATCGTGGATATCGCCATTCAGGATGGGACCATCACGGCCATTACACCGCCAGGACATGCTGAAGGAGATAAAGAGCTGGATTGTTCAGGGTTATACGCATCCAGTGGGTGGATTGATCTGCATGTACATGCCGTTCAGGAGCTTGATCCCTATGGCGATGATATCGACGAAATTGGTGTGAAGCAGGGGGTGACAACGCTTGTAGACGCCGGAAGCTGCGGTGCAGACCGAATTGGCGCTCTCTATACCGCAGGACGACAGGCTGCTACACAAGTATTTGCTCTCTTGAACATTTCCAGGATTGGGCTCGAACGGACGGATGAACTGTCGCAGTTGGAATGGATTGACCGGGCCAAAGTACTGGAGGCAGCAGCGGCCTATCCTGATTTCATTGTTGGTTTGAAAGCACGCATCAGTCAAAGTGTTGTCAAAGACAGCGGGATACAGCCGCTCAAGCTGGCACGCACTCTCTCGGAAGAAACGAAGCTTCCGCTCATGGTTCACATCGGTTCTGCTCCGCCTTCTATCACTGATGTGCTGGAGTTACTACAGTCGGGCGATGTAATCACCCATTACCTTAACGGCAAGTCCAACAATCTGTTTCACCCGGATGGTACACCGCTGCAAGAATTACTGGAGGCAGTAGCTCGGGGAGTCCATCTGGATGTGGGGCATGGTACAGCGAGCTTCTCCTTCCGGATTGCAGAACAGGCCAAGGCTGCGGGCATTGCGCTGAATACAATCAGTACGGACATTTACCGAGGCAATCGTATGAATGGTCCGGTATACAGCATGTCGAATGTGCTGACGAAATTTCTGTACCTTGGCTACAGTCTGGAAGAGGTCATCTGCGCGGTCACAAGAAGTCCAGCAGCGTGGCTGGGTAAGCCGGAGATCGGGCAGATCAGGGTGGGACAGCAGGCGAACCTGACTTTGTTTTCACTGGAAGCGGGTGAAAAGCAACTTGAGGACTCGGAAGGTGATATCCGGGTTACGCAACACTATATTGAGGCTAAAGGAGTCTTTGTGAATGGGTCACTCATTACAGGTTAA
- a CDS encoding DgaE family pyridoxal phosphate-dependent ammonia lyase, with protein sequence MGHSLQVKYGLKRVINASGRMSILGVSAPTDSVMDAMKQGGQRYVEIAALVDKSGEYIAQILGSESAVVVNSASSGISLSVAASVTAGDPRLSLRLHQEPVLKNEIIMLKGHNVQYGAPVETMIFLGGGRVVEVGYANEGRKEHIDQAIGERTAAILYVQSHHAVQKNMISVEEAWEVAQRRGVALIVDAAAEEDLHKYIQFSDLTIYSGSKAIEGPTSGIVAGKKKYVEWLKVQLHGIGRSMKVGKETIFGLLQALEEYQDKTDNSEREKQTLEALQPLDRLPGVSVRIVQDEAGRSIFRGRVQIDSSLAGVDAKKVNDQLREGAIAVYTRDYGVKQGYFDIDPRSLQGDDMQVIVSRIHEIVGGKPE encoded by the coding sequence ATGGGTCACTCATTACAGGTTAAATATGGATTGAAGCGCGTTATTAATGCCAGTGGGAGAATGAGCATCCTTGGCGTGTCCGCACCAACGGATTCAGTCATGGATGCGATGAAACAAGGCGGACAGCGTTACGTGGAAATCGCAGCTCTTGTGGACAAATCCGGAGAATATATTGCACAGATACTTGGTTCGGAAAGCGCGGTTGTCGTGAACTCGGCATCCAGTGGTATTTCGCTGTCGGTGGCAGCCTCAGTGACCGCCGGAGATCCGCGTCTTAGCCTTCGTCTGCACCAAGAACCGGTATTAAAAAATGAAATTATAATGCTAAAGGGACATAATGTGCAGTATGGAGCGCCCGTCGAAACGATGATATTTCTTGGCGGCGGCAGGGTAGTGGAAGTCGGATATGCCAATGAAGGGCGCAAGGAGCATATTGATCAGGCAATCGGTGAACGCACGGCAGCCATTCTATATGTCCAATCCCATCATGCTGTCCAGAAAAACATGATTTCTGTGGAAGAGGCCTGGGAGGTTGCCCAGCGTAGAGGCGTGGCGCTGATTGTTGATGCGGCAGCGGAAGAGGATCTGCATAAATATATCCAATTCTCCGATCTGACCATTTACAGCGGATCGAAAGCTATTGAAGGCCCTACTTCCGGCATTGTTGCAGGTAAAAAGAAGTACGTCGAGTGGCTCAAGGTACAGCTACACGGGATTGGCCGCAGCATGAAGGTTGGCAAAGAGACCATCTTTGGGTTACTTCAAGCGCTAGAGGAATATCAGGACAAAACGGATAATAGTGAACGAGAGAAGCAGACGCTGGAGGCACTTCAGCCACTTGATAGACTTCCTGGTGTCTCGGTCCGCATCGTGCAGGATGAAGCAGGAAGATCGATCTTTCGGGGGCGCGTCCAGATTGATTCATCTCTTGCTGGTGTGGATGCGAAGAAAGTGAATGACCAACTACGTGAAGGCGCAATTGCAGTGTATACCCGAGACTATGGCGTCAAGCAGGGTTACTTTGATATTGATCCAAGGTCACTGCAAGGGGATGACATGCAGGTCATTGTCAGCAGAATACATGAAATCGTGGGAGGCAAACCGGAATGA
- a CDS encoding KDGP aldolase, translated as MSHIQQCLYKNRAAMNVLAGSIGNAKDVYKAAEGYVLVGVLSKKYATAKEAVVAMTEYGQAIQDAVSIGLGAGDSRQAAVVAEIAASYPGSHINQVFPAVGATRANLGSQDSWINCLVSPCGQPGYVNISTGPISSITDPQAIVPVHAAIALVRDMGGNALKYYPMQGLKLEEEYRAVAKACGESGFALEPTGGIDLDNFGPILEIALQAGVPQVIPHVYSSIIESQTGNTSVQDVRRLLEIMKSLVDRYA; from the coding sequence ATGAGTCATATTCAGCAGTGTCTGTATAAAAATAGGGCCGCAATGAATGTACTGGCAGGCAGTATCGGGAACGCTAAGGATGTGTACAAGGCTGCGGAAGGATATGTACTTGTTGGTGTGCTCTCCAAAAAATATGCTACGGCGAAGGAAGCAGTAGTCGCCATGACTGAATATGGTCAAGCGATTCAAGATGCCGTATCCATCGGACTCGGGGCCGGAGACAGCCGTCAGGCTGCAGTTGTGGCGGAGATTGCCGCGAGCTATCCGGGCAGCCATATCAATCAGGTATTCCCGGCAGTGGGAGCAACCCGTGCGAATCTGGGATCTCAAGATAGTTGGATTAACTGCCTGGTATCTCCATGCGGACAGCCAGGCTATGTAAATATATCGACTGGACCCATCAGTTCAATAACCGATCCGCAGGCTATTGTTCCAGTTCATGCGGCTATTGCACTGGTACGTGACATGGGAGGGAACGCGCTTAAATATTATCCGATGCAAGGGTTGAAGCTCGAAGAGGAGTACCGTGCAGTCGCCAAGGCTTGTGGGGAATCGGGGTTTGCCCTAGAGCCTACGGGCGGAATAGATCTGGATAACTTTGGACCCATTCTGGAGATTGCACTTCAGGCAGGCGTTCCTCAAGTTATACCTCATGTGTATTCTTCAATTATTGAGTCGCAGACCGGGAATACGAGTGTACAGGATGTCCGCAGACTGCTTGAAATAATGAAATCGCTGGTGGACCGTTATGCCTAG
- a CDS encoding sugar kinase, producing the protein MPRVVAFGEVMMRLQVPGYDTLVQSSRLEYSFSGSGVNVTAALARYGHNGALITTLPETPVGEAAIAYLRKLGVDTSLIRQSGKHLGMYFLENGFGARPGRVTYTDRLGSSFNTAEADNYDMKDLASRVDVLHLCGITLAMNDGVRKQMKRLAEEVKRAGGKVVFDCNYRPALWGTDGYVKARTHYEEMLGLADLVFMNEKDAKGILGIGTGEYDRITQTKHVIPEVAERFGIGTVAGTHREINADYTHSLTGYIYHQGTFAFSRKLTFPVYDRIGAGDVFASAIIHGELQQYPLDHTVNMAVAAAMLAHTTHGDTALFTENEVLRALSDHTSDVER; encoded by the coding sequence ATGCCTAGGGTTGTTGCTTTTGGTGAAGTGATGATGCGGCTGCAAGTTCCGGGTTACGACACGCTGGTCCAGAGCAGCAGGCTGGAGTATTCTTTTTCCGGCAGCGGGGTGAATGTAACGGCAGCACTAGCGAGATACGGACATAACGGTGCTCTGATTACGACTTTGCCGGAAACTCCAGTGGGCGAAGCGGCTATCGCTTATTTGCGCAAGCTTGGGGTGGATACCTCACTTATTAGACAGAGCGGTAAACACCTTGGAATGTACTTTCTGGAGAATGGCTTCGGAGCCCGTCCTGGCAGAGTCACTTACACAGACCGGCTGGGGAGCAGTTTTAATACCGCGGAAGCAGACAATTATGATATGAAGGATCTTGCCAGCCGTGTTGACGTTCTTCATTTATGTGGCATTACGCTGGCTATGAATGATGGCGTGCGCAAGCAGATGAAACGACTTGCTGAGGAAGTGAAGCGTGCTGGCGGCAAGGTTGTATTTGATTGTAATTACCGTCCTGCATTATGGGGAACGGATGGCTATGTTAAGGCCCGCACGCATTATGAGGAGATGCTGGGACTGGCAGATCTGGTGTTCATGAATGAGAAGGATGCGAAGGGTATTCTTGGCATCGGTACCGGAGAATATGATAGAATAACACAGACGAAGCACGTGATTCCTGAAGTGGCAGAGCGCTTCGGAATCGGGACGGTAGCGGGAACCCACCGTGAGATTAACGCGGACTATACGCATTCCTTGACAGGATATATCTATCATCAAGGCACGTTTGCATTTTCCCGCAAGCTAACATTTCCGGTTTATGACCGGATCGGTGCCGGTGATGTGTTTGCCAGCGCCATCATCCATGGGGAGTTGCAGCAATACCCACTGGACCATACGGTTAACATGGCAGTGGCGGCAGCGATGCTGGCCCATACCACCCATGGCGATACAGCGCTTTTTACCGAGAATGAGGTGCTCCGGGCGCTGTCGGATCATACCTCAGATGTTGAAAGGTAG
- a CDS encoding GntR family transcriptional regulator — protein sequence MSLKRKQGPLYQQIQKILKDRILHGVYPLGSTIPSEPQLEKEFGVSKMTVRGAVQELSQEGYVQKKSGVGTIVMRNTSHQKLSKGKRFTELLVEEGHKLEKKVLNSRLLTNDIGTEEYGLYGPYCQRIERLYILNGQPYIHLIHFLAAAALPGEGKEGINGDIQSLYDSLEENDILLENFKDRFFVEPAAPEVCQLLKIPPGMHVLKRLRNSFDGEGRLIEHSIGCYNTELHHYLVSYDT from the coding sequence GTGTCTCTCAAGCGCAAGCAAGGTCCTTTATATCAGCAAATCCAAAAAATTCTCAAAGATCGGATACTACATGGAGTATATCCTCTCGGAAGCACGATCCCCTCCGAACCACAGCTGGAGAAAGAATTCGGCGTCAGCAAAATGACAGTCCGGGGTGCGGTCCAAGAGCTGTCCCAGGAAGGTTACGTGCAGAAGAAAAGCGGGGTTGGAACAATTGTGATGCGCAATACCTCCCATCAGAAGCTCTCAAAGGGTAAAAGGTTTACAGAACTACTTGTTGAAGAGGGCCATAAGTTGGAAAAGAAAGTTCTGAATTCCCGGCTACTCACCAATGATATTGGTACGGAAGAGTATGGTCTCTACGGGCCATATTGCCAGCGGATCGAACGGCTCTACATTCTTAACGGACAACCCTATATTCATCTGATTCACTTCTTGGCAGCAGCCGCTTTGCCCGGCGAAGGGAAGGAAGGGATCAATGGAGACATCCAATCCCTGTATGACTCACTGGAGGAGAATGATATTTTGCTGGAAAACTTCAAAGACCGTTTCTTTGTAGAGCCGGCAGCTCCTGAAGTATGCCAACTGCTGAAGATTCCTCCAGGGATGCATGTGCTCAAGCGCCTTCGTAACTCCTTCGATGGAGAAGGCAGATTAATTGAGCACAGTATCGGCTGTTATAACACGGAACTTCATCATTATCTGGTTAGTTATGACACTTGA